TTCCGAATTCGACGCCACGCTGCGCTGAACGCCTGACCGGCCCCGGGGCCGGCAGAGGATAGGGATGACCAAGGCGGACATCATCAACCGGATCTACGAGAGGGTGGGATTCTCCAAGAAGGAGGCCACCGACGTCGTCGAGGCCGCGTTCGAAATCATCAAGGCCCAGCTCGAGAAGGGTGACAAGGTCAAGATCTCCGGGTTCGGGAACTTCGTCATCCACGGCAAACAGCCGCGCAAGGGCCGCAACCCGCAGACCGGCGAGGAGATCACCATCGCCGGCCGCCGGGTGTTGACCTTCAAACCCAGCCAGACGCTGAAAAAGAACATGAACGCCGGTGCCCCCGAGGATACCGACCCCGACGCCCCCACCCATTCGTGATATAATCGGGTCCGATGGCCGTCGTGATTCCGGACAAGCACTACTTCAAGATCGGTGAGGTCAGCACTCTCCTGGACCTCAAGCCGTACGTGCTGCGCTATTGGGAAACCGAGTTCGATATCCTGAATCCCACCAAGGCCAAATCCCGTCACCGTCTGTACCGGCGCAAGGACGTCGAGTTGCTGCTGGAGATCAAGCGGCTCCTGCACGGCGAGGGCTACACCATCGAGGGCGCGCGCAAGAAGCTCAAGCACGAGGTCGACGACCACCGCACCAGGGTGAAGCCGGAACACCGGCAGCAGCTCGTCCAGATCAGGGACGAACTC
Above is a window of Deltaproteobacteria bacterium DNA encoding:
- a CDS encoding integration host factor subunit alpha yields the protein MTKADIINRIYERVGFSKKEATDVVEAAFEIIKAQLEKGDKVKISGFGNFVIHGKQPRKGRNPQTGEEITIAGRRVLTFKPSQTLKKNMNAGAPEDTDPDAPTHS
- a CDS encoding MerR family transcriptional regulator produces the protein MAVVIPDKHYFKIGEVSTLLDLKPYVLRYWETEFDILNPTKAKSRHRLYRRKDVELLLEIKRLLHGEGYTIEGARKKLKHEVDDHRTRVKPEHRQQLVQIRDELVSLRDMIS